In Oreochromis aureus strain Israel breed Guangdong linkage group 17, ZZ_aureus, whole genome shotgun sequence, the genomic stretch GGCTGGTTGTGTTGTGTTATGGCTGTTTTACTCAGAGTTGGCGTGAGGCTGTGTGTCGGTGAGACCACGCACAGCCACAAGGACAAACCAAGCAAAGCAAAGCGCGCTAACTCGCTGGTAAAACTTCAGTGACATTAGAAACTCTGGAACAACTCCCCCGAGAGTCATCGCTTTATTTGCTCAATTAGAAGCCACTGATTTCTTAATGCTGAGCCAGGAGCGTTGCTGCTAAATCTCTGCGGTGATTACTTTATTGTGGATTATGCTTAACCAGCTTCTGGCTCTGACAGCGAAGTGCCACGTTATTCTGGATGTCTGTGGCTCGTCCCGATGCCAGCCAAAGGCTCGGCGCGAAAGCATTTCAACATGTCTGGAGATACGTTATCGACCAGACAGGATATGTGTCCCGCTAGCTGTATTTATATCATCCATGGCAGCAATCTGATGAACAAGTATTGAACACACACGCCCCCTCCTGCACTGGTAAACAGGGGGACTGAGTGCGTTGAGCCAtgcttgttttgctttgttaaatTGGTGGTTTATGACTAACTAAACTATAACTAAACATTAACAGAGTTAGAACCGATTTTTCCGCTATCCTGTCCTCTCCAGACATTTCTTAGCATGGAAGCAACCCTTGCAGAAGTAGTCTTGAGGCCTGTACCATGGAAGTGGAATTTAAGCTTATCCTGATAACTTTAGGCTTAACCGTGGGTTTTAAAAATGACCAAGGCAGTTCACTTTCTTACCTGGATATATTTCCATGCTAACTTATGCTGCAAACGTAACTATTCCTTCCGCCAACagactgggtggctgtagctcaggaggtagagcaggtcatctgctaattAGCAGTTTTCATCCCTGGCTGCAAAATGCTAACCCTGAGTTGCTGTTCGATGCATCTCCTTACATATgaatgaggtgtgtgtgtgtgtggggataGCAGATTAGATCAGattcttgtatttttatgtTCCCCAGTTGATTGCagataaataaattacaaaaaaatatttttccataAGCTTTAATATATGTTGCTAAAACAGGACACCCATTTGTACTTGTTGACCTTATATCTAATTTGGATGTCAACTACGCCTATGTTTGTATTCTGTCTTTGTATTTACTCTCAGACTGTTGAACACCACTAAGGCTGCAGCTGagagaataaaaactaaaactgtctCTTAAACTCAAGTACTTGAACAATTCAGGGTTTAGTGTCTTGTTGGACCTTCACCATCTAAATATAGGTGTCTACGTATAGACTAGAGTAGCTGGGAATTGATCCactgaccttctgattagtaagTGGCCGTTTTACCTTCTGAGCCACAGCTGCCAGCCCTGAAAACAGTGGAAACTGATAACAGAATCATTCCCTGGGCATGTTGAACTTGCTCTATAGCACACTGATCTGTAACCATACAGTGTGCCCATAGTGCACCACTTTGCAAGCTCAGAccccctctttttttccccccctcaatGATTTTGTTCCCTTGACATCAGTTAAAGGGGGGTCAGCCCACTCAAGGATCCCCACATTCTTAGCAGCTCTGTGGGATTTGAAAAGAAGCCAGAAGAGGTTCTGTGAAGAGTGATTGGTATGTTTTTGGCTGAACCTAGAGCTTCCCATGCATACTGGTTGCTCAGGTATATTAACAATTCGATTTCAATTCAagtttctttaagtttctttatgctacagtcacctcaaggcgctttatgaTTTAAGATGGAGACCCCTCAGTTTATGGGAGAAAACCACAACagtcaacaggaagaaacctctggcagaaccaggatGTCTTGTGAACAGTTGGCGGTGCCAGTCTGAAACTAATTTTAACATCTTTCAGGTTAAAATTTTCTTAAAGTCCAGCTGCTGCTAACTAGCTATCTGTAGTGCCTCCCTTCTCTTGGCTGAGCAACAGGTTTCAACTTCATTGCAGCTGGAGTTCATAGTTCAACTCCTCCATTTTGGACTGCAGCTGCAGTTGGTAGTTGGGACCAGTTTAGCTTGACCCTGCAGCAGGTAGACAGCTTGTTCCTGTGTCCCTATGCTGTACAGAGCTAAAGAACTACTGTTGTCAGTTGCTGTGCAAGATGTTGGAATTAGTGTTCATCTGCAACCAGCTGATTGTTCTGCTTGGTTATTGATTtgtcaaaaagtatttacaAATAGAAGACTTGCAGAGGAGAAATTTGGAAACGGTTATTTTTTGTTGCTTAATCTTCTGTACGCTTATATCACCAAGACAAAAATCTATGATTTGAGAAGGAATAAGACccttttaagttatctaagtccTTGGATTTAAGGCTTCAGAAAATCTAGCCCATGGTGTGGAACTTTAGCCAGTTTCCCACAGATTTAAACTGCTTTTTCTACATTTTCAGTAAGCTCGTCAACCCCAGTGTGAAACCCACCCTCTTTCTTTCTGGATaaacattctttttttcataaCCAGGCACGACcatccatttaaactttaacacATTCCTTTTTTTGGCATGTATGTGCCTGACAGCACTCCGTAGAGTTGTTTATTCGCCAGTTATTTTACTACTGGTCCCTGTTGAGGTTGAGAAATGTTTGCGTCTGCATGCCACCTGGCAGTTTGCCTCAGTTTACTCTGCGTAGATACAACCTCATAAAGCAGTCGATGGAAATCAGATGCAATAATAATTTCTGGTTtcatgtgtttcctgtaaagAGAAGAGGATGACggtatacattaaaaaaaaaaaaaaaaaattcggGGGGGATTGTTGCTAATTCATCTGGTTTTAATTTAATCTTAAATGAAAAATCTGAAGAGATCCAGAAGAGCCATGAGAAGGGTAGAAAGCAGATGTCTGCGTGTAGTGGGACATTTAAGTGAAAAGTGTTTAGTGTTTGTTATGTGTAGATGTTTGTGGAGTTGTGGTGggcacactgcagttttttGTGTCAAAACCATACACAACAGTAGTGATATTGGGTGAAAGAGGACAAAAATGTTGATGTTCTGATGCATAAATTGTGCACGGGAATGAAAGGTCCAGGCATGAAACAGTTggagcagtttgttttttttccccaatagTGTAATGTAATCCTGCTGTAGCTGTCAGATTGAAGGGGAAAGCTCAACTAGTCAACAAACCTAAAATGGGACTGCAGTTAAACCATAGAAGTTATCAAACTCCAGAGTCATCAGTCATcataagtttttttgttttttttaaaaaactgtagGCTAGTTATGCGTTCAGTCTTATCGAAAAAGAATGAACAGTATATTGTTTGTTGTTAGCCTCTTTCTCATCTGTATTATGTTTAAAAATCCTGTCTAAAaggatgtttttaaatgaaggaATAATGGTGTTAAACAATAATGCTCTAACATGAACACCTGTGGCCTGTACACAGGTAAACTTAATAAAATTCTCACCTAACCTTTTTCTCTTCCCTCTCTAGACAACACCACCATGCCCTGGGAGGGTCTCACTTCTCAGTTCGCCATGGTTACCATGGTGATATGAAGCCGGCGTGAAGCGCTGACAAACAAAGACTTGCGCGCCAAAGGGTCAGTTTGACTGAcacagccagccagccagcttGGCGGGCAGGCTTGTGTAATGGACAGGTGTAAGCATGTGGGGCGGCTGCGGCTGGCCCCAGACCACTCCATCCTTAACCCCCAGAAGTGGCACTGCGTTGACTGCAACACCACCGAGTCCATATGGGGCTGCCTCGGCTGTGCCCACGTGGCGTGTGGGCGCTATATCGAGGAGCATGCTCTGCAGCACTTCCAGCAGCAGGGCCACCCGCTGGCAATGGAGGTTAACGaactttatgttttttgttatttgtgtgATGACTATGTTCTGAATGATAACGCCACCGGAGACCTCAAGTTGCTTCGCAGTACACTCAGCGCCATCCAGAGCCAGCGCTATGAGGTCACCACCCGCAGCGGGCGCACCCTGCGCTCCGCTAGCGCCAGCGTTGATGCCCTCATGCCATCCGGCGCTCGTGAGTTGCAGTTGAGGGACGAGGACCGAATGTTTACCGCTCTTTGGCACCGCCGCAGAGCACTTATGGGACGCATCTTTCGCTTTTGGTTTGGCCTGACTGAATGTGGAAAAAGGAGAGcggaggaagagaggaggagggaggaggaggagcagcaaAGAAGGGAGGCCAGGGAGAGGAGGCGAGCTCTCAAGAGGCAGCTacaggagaagctggagaacgCTCCTCTCAGGAAGAGTCGTCGCCTGCGTCAGAAAAGCCAGAGAGTTGGCGATCTGACGACCACAATGCCGACTTCTCGCAGGGCACGCAACAAGACAAAAACTCCAGCGCCCCCATCCCTGAAACGCAGGCAACGGACTAGAAGCCCCGCCACTGTAATCCCCAAGAAagctggacaaaaaaaaaaggtccaaGCAACCCCCAAAGCCCGCAGCCATTCTTCAACTACCAAATCTAAGCCCAAAGCCACTTCAGCAACCCTGCATACTGCCCAAACCCCTGTCTGCCGCAAACAAGGCACCAAACAGGACGGCTCGCCCTTCAAGCGGCGTCCTACAGTCACTCCTGGAGTGACGGGATTAAGAAATTTGGGAAACACTTGTTATATGAACTCCATCCTGCAGGTGCTGAGTCACCTGCATGTTTTCAGGGAGTGCTTCCTGCGTCTGGATTTGACACAGGCGCTGGAGCTACTGGCATCTGCCGTCCAAGGCCAACTGGCAGGGAAGGCCTCATCGCAGCCCCCCCTGATCCAAAGGAAGGGACTCCAGACCAGCTTGGGCTCTGGGGTGGGGCTGAGTGGCGGGGCGTCACGAGCCCGCAGCATGGAGTTGATACAACCCAAAGAGCCCAGCTCGAAGCATATCTCACTGTGCCATGAGTTGCACACCTTGTTCCAGGTCATGTGGTCTGGCAAGTGGGCGCTGGTATCGCCTTTTGCCATGCTGCACTCAGTGTGGCAGCTGATCCCGGCGTTCAGGGGCTACGCTCAGCAGGACGCTCAGGAGTTCTTGTGCGAGCTGCTGGATAAAGTGCAGCACGAGCTGGAGAGCACGGGCAAGCACACAACCAGTGCTGGGGTCCCACAGACGCAGAAACGGCTAATCAAGCAGGTGCTCAGCGTGGTCAACACCATCTTTCATGGCCAGCTCCTCAGCCAGgtacgcacgcacacacacacactcacacactcttcaccaAAACAGCCGGCTTACCTGATAAGCTTCGCGATGTGTGCACATGTGCTGGTCTATAGCTCCACTAAAGACGTTTCAGCCAGGACAAAAGGAAAATCACTGACTATTTTAGTagtttttcaaaaaatataaattaatgttactaaatagacatttttatttattaagacGGTTTTAACTGGTTTAAAATGAGTGTTTGGGGTTGGCTGAACATGTTAGCACAGTTTGTCCACATATAGTTAAGTCTATTATTGTGCTAATCAGAGGCTGTGACCTTCAGAGGAGCATTCAAAGGCATGAAAATCTCAGATTGGCTCTCATACTCTGATTGCATTGATTTGAATTCATCAGTCATCACTGCCTTTTATTCATCCTGTATTCATAATAATGAGAATAAACAGTTCAAACTAAAGAGAGGTGGTTAAACTGTAGGCAgggagtatttatttttatcatttgggtttattttaatagtttaatTGGTCTGATTTCCATTCATGTCCAAACTAATTCTCACTTAGAATTATTTATGTAAAAATGATCAACTGTATACACACCAGTATAGTACAGCGCCCCCACCTGGCCCATGCACCGGGAATTCTTCTTgagttatttattaattttatagaCAAAAGCTTCAACTGTTAACTACTATATTTCTGTGGATTCTGGTAACATTAAAAAACTGCTATAAAAGGAAGAGCCAAGCACacatgattaaaattttatcttTTAAGCTGATATCCATCTACCTATGTAAGTTATCAAGGTAGTTAATTAATCGTAATTAGTAATTATTACTTATACCAGGTGGTCCTAAATCTGTGTCTTATAACTTGTCGTTGTCTCACCTTCAATAAAAGGGAGGGAAGGAATATAGGAAAATATTCAGACTTGTCGAAATGATGCTAAACAGCTGCACCCCTTAAAGGTGGATGAGGATGTAGGAAGCGGAGAGAGTTGGCTCGAGGACAAGAGATTAGTCTCTGCTTGTAGAGGCTGAGCACCCACGGtgacacctgctgctgctgctgaatagATCGCTGTCTTTGCAATCAAATGTCTTGGCCATATAACAGACTCAGGCTGGCTTCCACCCCTCCACTCACAAAGGAAGTACTCGCTCTACTCAAAGTGGGTCAGTGGATGTTGTGAAAAGCCCCACATTTGTATTTAATTTCTATGTATTCCCAGTCACATGTAGAAATGAAGATATTCCTTCTGACCTCTCctctgttgttttcttctttcttactCTTTCTCGCCTTTCCATGCAGGTGACGTGCCTGGCCTGCGACCATCGCTCCAACACTGTGGAGCCTTTCTGGGATCTGTCGCTGGAGTTCCCGGAGCGATATCACAGTAATAGCCGGGAGTCAGCCGCTCAGGCTTCGTGCCATTTGACAGAAATGCTGGCCaagtttacagagaccgaaGCTCTAGAGGGAAACATCTACGCGTGTGACCAGTGTAACTGTGAGTGAGACAAGCCACAcagtttttttactttaatctcaagatatttacaattttCACCTATAAAACATGCTGAAAAAAGAGGGGATGCAAACTAAACAGTAACTAAGCCTGTAAAAGTATCACTCAGTAATTAAAACGTGCTTTATGGCAGAACTAAGTTTGTGGTATAACATTGTTAATGAAGACTGAATGATCTCTCTCGGACCCACGAGTTTAGACGTGGAGAGACAGATGAGACGGATGAAAAACAGCTGTGTGCAAACTCACAGAGGGAAGATGTTTTAGACATTTGATCAACCTAAAGAGAGAGAAATTCAAAAGGGAATTTCACCAGAATTAAATGTAGTAATTAAAACTATTGTGAGATGCAGTTCTTTTCATTTGAGAGGGAAATACTTGGGTTTGTTATCTCCAAGGACCCTGGAGTGATGTTTCTGGGACTGATGCCTGAAGTGGCGTGATTCAAAGCGAGCTTTGACTGttctgtgttttaataaaaaaaaataaataaaaaaaacaaggctAAAAGGACAGATCAGTGGCTGGATAAGTAGAAAAATGGCACTCCATGGACAGGCGCCTATATAATCTATGGATCAGATGTTAAGTAAAAACTTGGGTCACAACCTTAATTTCTATGAAAGTCTGAACATTTAAAACTACTGAAAGTGGTCCCTGTTACCACAGTGTGTGTTTATTGTACTGTAAATGtgatatttttctatttttttatattgtccCCACTTCCTTCTCCCTCCCATGTGATGTGCTCCcttctaaaattaaaaaagtcCAACAACCACCGATAGCAACCAAATTGCACCTTTTAGTCACTTCTGTGACACTGAAACAACAAATGGAAGCATTTTGGTGACTATAAAACATTTTACCAGCGTTTCATTACGTTGATGCCGTGCTTTTCGGTGCCGTGCAGTGTAAGTGCCCtgcagcactcacatcacttggCTGAAATCCAAGCAAACTTCCAATTCCCTACTATCACTGTAAGGGTAAGATGGGTAAAATGCTTGGCCACAGTcttgactagggatgggtatcgtttaggttttatccgataccggtgccaaaccggtacttttgaaacggtgccggtgcttaaacggtgctcaaaccggtgcttaaagaatggagaacacaaaattggtccaaaaacctctcatgttcagctgtttttttttgtaaaaagataacaatgttagccttttctgcagctatagggcatatatggtatcactcttggctggaagcagtgcttaaacaatggaaaaacacactttgtccaaaaacctctcatgtttagctgttttccactttttctttggtcattttagcctttttggccagggtgaagggagcatctgccatcaaacaagaagacagccgcatgtaactacgacggtgtttgctagttcaccttacgtgcattaatgtaataatctggttagcgtactcaacgttaattacacacgaacaacatgaagctactcacgcagaggagaacagctgctgctgccatcatcatccg encodes the following:
- the usp44 gene encoding ubiquitin carboxyl-terminal hydrolase 44 produces the protein MDRCKHVGRLRLAPDHSILNPQKWHCVDCNTTESIWGCLGCAHVACGRYIEEHALQHFQQQGHPLAMEVNELYVFCYLCDDYVLNDNATGDLKLLRSTLSAIQSQRYEVTTRSGRTLRSASASVDALMPSGARELQLRDEDRMFTALWHRRRALMGRIFRFWFGLTECGKRRAEEERRREEEEQQRREARERRRALKRQLQEKLENAPLRKSRRLRQKSQRVGDLTTTMPTSRRARNKTKTPAPPSLKRRQRTRSPATVIPKKAGQKKKVQATPKARSHSSTTKSKPKATSATLHTAQTPVCRKQGTKQDGSPFKRRPTVTPGVTGLRNLGNTCYMNSILQVLSHLHVFRECFLRLDLTQALELLASAVQGQLAGKASSQPPLIQRKGLQTSLGSGVGLSGGASRARSMELIQPKEPSSKHISLCHELHTLFQVMWSGKWALVSPFAMLHSVWQLIPAFRGYAQQDAQEFLCELLDKVQHELESTGKHTTSAGVPQTQKRLIKQVLSVVNTIFHGQLLSQVTCLACDHRSNTVEPFWDLSLEFPERYHSNSRESAAQASCHLTEMLAKFTETEALEGNIYACDQCNSARRRTSSKPVILTEAQKQLMVHKLPQVLRLHLKRFRWSGRNHREKIGVHVSFDQLLNMEPYCCREPSPKGVPCSSPSSPSAAGSPRPKHFLYELSAVVMHHGKGFGSGHYTAYCYNTEGGFWVHCNDSKLNVCSVDEVCRAQAYILFYTQRVSQDRDRPL